In Archangium lipolyticum, the following are encoded in one genomic region:
- a CDS encoding LysR family transcriptional regulator, which produces MNTEQLKAFAQVAREGRLTVAARQLGMSQPGLSRQLQALEKELGVRLLVRTPGGAVLTDAGERFLPHARRALDALAAGTAELGELTTTPRGTVALGALRTVGMYLLPELVREFKSRYPEVLPRLSEGMHDALERGIASGELDLCIMSLPLRRVDLVAQKLWEEELVLMVPRGHRLARLKRPVALTEAVEEPLVVIPGMAGTHALEAACEARGVKPRVAVEVDNAEGLRRMVEQGLGVALLPALMAREHETRGFDVVEVTKGGPRRQVVLVHRGEEYLTAAARALKSFIVESLRRSGP; this is translated from the coding sequence ATGAACACGGAGCAGTTGAAGGCCTTCGCGCAGGTGGCGCGGGAGGGCCGCCTCACGGTGGCGGCGAGGCAGTTGGGGATGTCCCAGCCGGGGCTGTCGAGACAGCTGCAGGCGCTGGAGAAGGAGCTGGGGGTGCGGCTGCTCGTGCGGACACCGGGCGGAGCGGTGCTGACGGACGCGGGGGAGCGCTTCCTGCCGCACGCGAGGCGGGCGCTGGACGCGCTGGCGGCGGGGACGGCGGAGCTGGGGGAGCTCACGACGACGCCGAGGGGCACGGTGGCGCTGGGAGCGCTGCGAACGGTGGGGATGTACCTGCTGCCGGAGCTGGTGCGGGAGTTCAAGAGCCGCTATCCAGAAGTGCTCCCGAGGCTGAGCGAGGGGATGCACGACGCACTGGAGCGGGGCATCGCGAGCGGCGAGTTGGACCTGTGCATCATGAGCCTGCCGTTGAGGCGGGTGGATCTGGTGGCGCAAAAGCTATGGGAGGAGGAGCTGGTGTTGATGGTGCCGAGGGGGCACCGGCTGGCGAGGCTGAAGAGGCCGGTGGCGCTGACGGAGGCGGTGGAGGAGCCGCTGGTGGTGATTCCGGGGATGGCGGGCACGCACGCGCTGGAGGCGGCGTGCGAGGCGCGAGGGGTGAAACCCCGGGTGGCGGTGGAGGTGGACAACGCCGAGGGCTTGCGGCGGATGGTGGAGCAGGGATTGGGGGTGGCGCTGTTGCCGGCGCTGATGGCGCGGGAGCACGAGACCCGGGGCTTCGACGTGGTGGAGGTGACGAAGGGAGGCCCGAGGCGTCAGGTGGTGCTGGTGCACCGGGGCGAGGAGTACCTCACGGCGGCGGCGAGGGCGCTCAAGTCCTTCATCGTGGAATCACTGCGCCGCTCCGGGCCCTGA
- a CDS encoding MFS transporter, which translates to MDASLSELQPAARPGTARRMATSAVMLGLVVAAFETTVVTSAMPTLTRELGGQDLYSWVFSAYLFASTVGVLLFGKLADHLGRKPVFTLGMGLFLLGSVLCGAAWSVPSLIVFRLIQGLGAGALQPTTMTISADIYTLRERAAIQGVFTAAWGGANVIGPLIGGWLVMHASWRWAFLVNVPVGLLALVMLHVSYRDPPRRSGRVDLWGPALIGASLGLLLFALEHGGSSGLRSAFALAACIGLVAVVRQQRTSPSPLIPLELVRDRTVLSGVLGGLLGGGLLYTTTAFVPLWMTERGGYTPLMAGTALVPLLAGWAFGSTFGVRVFMRGGLRASAGGGFLIALLGASLLALGVARGWGIPATFASLALLGLGLGPAASTSLIGPQTRAPWHHRGMVTSAIYATRMLGGSFTIALVDLVHGGFSLRFALIALVAGIAALALGGFAPGRVVTDAEPAAS; encoded by the coding sequence ATGGACGCGAGCCTCTCCGAGCTTCAACCGGCCGCACGCCCCGGCACCGCCCGGCGCATGGCCACCTCCGCCGTGATGCTCGGCCTCGTGGTCGCCGCCTTCGAGACCACCGTGGTCACCAGCGCCATGCCCACCCTCACCCGTGAGCTCGGTGGCCAGGACCTCTACTCCTGGGTCTTCTCCGCCTACCTCTTCGCCTCCACCGTGGGCGTGCTCCTCTTCGGCAAGCTCGCCGATCACCTCGGCCGCAAGCCCGTCTTCACCCTCGGCATGGGCCTCTTCCTCCTCGGCTCCGTGCTCTGTGGCGCCGCCTGGTCCGTCCCCTCCCTCATCGTCTTCCGCCTGATCCAGGGGCTCGGCGCCGGTGCCCTCCAGCCCACCACCATGACCATCAGCGCCGACATCTACACGCTGCGTGAACGCGCCGCCATCCAGGGTGTCTTCACCGCCGCCTGGGGTGGCGCCAACGTCATCGGCCCCCTCATCGGCGGCTGGCTCGTCATGCACGCCTCGTGGCGCTGGGCCTTCCTCGTCAACGTCCCCGTCGGCCTGCTCGCGCTCGTCATGCTCCACGTCTCCTACCGCGACCCCCCACGCCGCTCCGGTCGCGTCGACCTCTGGGGCCCCGCCCTCATCGGCGCTTCGCTCGGCCTGCTCCTCTTCGCCCTCGAGCACGGGGGCTCCAGTGGTCTCCGTTCCGCCTTCGCGCTTGCCGCCTGTATCGGCCTCGTCGCCGTCGTGCGTCAGCAGCGCACCTCCCCCTCCCCTCTCATCCCCCTGGAGCTGGTGCGCGATCGCACCGTCCTCAGTGGCGTGCTCGGCGGTCTGCTCGGCGGCGGCCTCCTCTACACCACCACCGCCTTCGTCCCCCTCTGGATGACCGAGCGCGGCGGCTACACCCCCCTCATGGCCGGCACCGCCCTCGTGCCGCTGCTCGCCGGCTGGGCCTTCGGTTCCACCTTCGGTGTCCGCGTCTTCATGCGCGGCGGGCTCCGCGCCAGCGCTGGCGGTGGTTTCCTCATCGCCCTGCTCGGCGCCTCCCTGCTCGCCCTCGGCGTGGCTCGCGGCTGGGGCATCCCCGCCACCTTCGCCAGCCTCGCCCTCCTGGGGCTCGGGCTCGGTCCCGCCGCCTCCACCTCTCTCATCGGCCCCCAGACCCGCGCCCCCTGGCACCACCGCGGCATGGTCACCAGCGCCATCTACGCCACCCGCATGCTCGGCGGCTCCTTCACCATCGCCCTCGTGGACCTCGTCCACGGCGGGTTCTCCCTGCGTTTCGCCCTCATCGCCCTCGTCGCCGGGATCGCCGCGCTGGCCCTCGGGGGGTTCGCTCCCGGCCGGGTCGTCACCGATGCCGAGCCCGCCGCCTCCTGA